GCCCCATTGAAGCCAACCGCCCCTGCATGCCCTCTATTGGGTAGCCACTTGGAGCAGGAACGTCCGCCTGGAAAGACGAAAACATGAGGGATGGGAGACGATCACTGCTCGTGACCAGGGAACTTGGACTGGGGAGCAGGGAGTGAATCGTTCAGAGCAGGTCTTTGAATTGTTCGGGAGAAATCTCTGCCGAGTCTAGGATGTGTTTCAAGGTGCCAGGCTTGATGGTGTGATGACGGGGGATGATGACGAGATGCTTGTCGTTGGTCATTGAAATATGCTTGCCCTCACGAAGTACGTAGAAGCCGGCGTGTTTGAGGGCTCTCACGACACGGTCATGAAAGACCTGGGGCAGTTTCGTCATACGCTGACTTCGACGGTCTTGAGCTTATGACGGCGTTTGAGATCCTCAATGCTTTCCAGGTAGGCCTTAATGGCGTCTTTGATATTTTCCAGGGCTTCTTCTTCGGTTTCGCCCTGGGAGACGCAGCCTTTTAGCGTGGGACAATATACGACATACCCGCCGGCCTCCTGATCTTGCTCTATGACGATTGGATATTCCATATGGCCTCCCAAGTCATATGTTGTGGAGGTCATTATAACAGAGAGCGAGAGCGGTTAAGGCTTACTGATCAAATTCTGCAAGGTGAGAGCGATATGGTTCCATGACACCACATTGAAGCGAGCCGCACCCCCGACCCCTTGATCTTCGAGTTCCCAAATTCCCCTGCACAGCCGTGGCTCCATTGAAGGCCGGCCCTCAACGGCGTGGGGCTCTGGACAGAGGCGTCCGGGTGAGATGTGAACGAAGAACGGAAGCGCGGGTCTTGTCCCGTGGCATGCGCGAGGGACAAGGCGCACGTACTCTTGTGAGGCTTCCGGTTACGTGGCACAATGCGGCCCACTTTGGCCTCGGGCAGTTTGTGCCTGTCCGCCGTGCTTGCACAGACAGGTCGATGGGGGAGATAGTGTCGCGTGATGGGTGATCGGCGATGGCGGGGCACGAGTCGATGATATGTGATTGGCCCTCACCCGGCCTCTCCCCTCAGGAGAGAGGGGAATCGGAGGACTGTGATGCAGGATGGGGATGGGTAATGGTAAGGCGTAAGGGAGTCCGGTGAGACGTGCGGGATCGAATGATCAATAAGGCGTGACGGGGGGACAACGTTCCGGCGTGGGCGCCGCGAAGGGGATCCAAACCCTGTGTGAAGGAGGCGATGATGGCGGACAATCAGACTTCCTTGTTCGATGCCGATACCGCCGACCGGGGGATGACGGGTGAGCTGGTCCTGCGCGCGCAGCCGAACCGGCCGCTGACCAAGGCGCAACGCACGTTCAACCGGCTGGTGGGCAAGATCGAGACATTGCGGAAGAAGCTGGCCGGCGACACGCGCCGCCTGGATGCGGCGCTCGCGTATGATGCACAGCATCTGCATCCGCGGCGGGTGAGGCTGACGGCCTTGCGCAAGGACCTGCTGCGCGCGCTGGGGCCGTTTCTCGACGATCCGCGCCTGCCGCGCAAGCGTGAGCGGAAGGCGCTGGAGGGCCTCATCGCGGACCATTTGGACGCGCTCGTGCAGGCGGAGGGCTCGCTCGCCGATAGCGATCTTCGGGCGCTCTTCGAACGGGTGCATCGGATCAGCTTCGACCGCGCGGAACGAGAAGGGTTCGAAGCCGTGCGCTCGATGATGGAGGAGGCCTTCGGCGAATTCGGTCTCGATGTGGATTTGTCCGACATTGAGCCGAATGCGAGCGAGGAAACGCTGGCCGCCAAGGCGGCTGAGATGGCGGACCGGCTCCAACGGCAGTTCGAGGAAGAGGCCGGCGCCCGGTCAGACCGGCCTCAATCGAAGCGCCAATCGGCGAAGGAGCTGCGGCTGAAGCAGGCGGAGGAGATGCGCAAGAAGAGCCTCACGACCATCTACCGACAACTCGCGAAGGCGCTGCACCCCGACCTCGAGCCCGATCCTGAACGGAGGGAGCGCAAGGTCGCGCTGATGCAGGAGCTGACCACCGCCTACCATGACAACGATCTGCACAGCCTCCTCCGTCTGGAACTCGCCTGGCTCCAGCGGGAAGAAGGCGACATCGAGCGGCTGACCGACGAGAAGTTGGCGGTCTACAACCAGGTGCTCAAGGAGCAGGCCGACGAACTCCAGTGGGAGCTTGACGAGTTGCCGTACCATCCCCGCTATCAGCCGATCATGGTCGAGACCGGGCCGCTCGGGATCCCCATGCAAACGGACGGTCCGACGGAGGCGTGGCGGCTGGACCGGATGATTGTCAGCCTGGAGGCGGGGCTGGCGCGACTGCGGACCGACGAGGCGCTCGCGGAGGTGCGCGGCGCCATCCAGGCGTTCAGGGCCGTGAGTCAGGGTCGGTCTTAGACACGAGCAACGAATGGGGCGAGGGACGAGGGATGCGGAAGGGGACGCGTGGCGGGGAGCGCGGAGATTACGGCAAGAGGTCGGCGACAGAGACCGAGGCGTCGGGGCGGGCGAGCGGCGTGATCTTGTCGGTGGCCGTCAACCGTTGGCTGGCGTGGTAGCGAGCCGGCTGGTCGGCGGAGGACATCGGGTCGCGGTACACCTCGAGGCAGCGTTCCGCGAGATTGACGATCCAGTACTCAGGGACGCCGGCGCGGGCATAAATCGCCCTCTTCTGGTCCCGATCCAACGGGAGGGTGGTGTCTGATACCTCGACAAGGAGCAGAGCCGAGCGAGGGTGTTGGTTGCGATAATCGTCCGGGGCTCCTGGAACAACCGCAAGGTCTGGTTCCGGCTCCGAATCGGGATCAACGATAAGCGGCATTTGCACGCGGACCCAGACATTCGGTCCAAAGATGCGGTCGAGCACGCGTTGGGTCTTTCCGATGGCTGCGGCATGCGGGCTGTTTTGGGGAGTCATGGTGACGATTTCACCGTCGATCAGTTGGACACGGTCGTCCGGACTGAAGATGCCCGCTTCGGCCATGCGGTCGTATTCCTGACGAGTCCAGCGTTTGGTTTGGATGGCCGGTGCAGCCATGAGCGCCCTCGGGTCGATGTGTGACCAGTCTAACAAAGCAACGGGTTGATCACAAGAATTCCACGGCATCACGGCCGTGGCGCCATTGCATGAAGTAACCGGGGTGGATTATCGTTAACGGGTGACGGCAACGCGTGCCCGGCAAGTCCCCTGCCTCACGGTTTCCTGCGGCGCTGTTCATTCGTCGATGGGTCGCGGCCGGTTTTGCTGCGAACTGCTCTCGCGTCGCCTCGGTATCGGGCCGGCGGGAGGCCGAACTCGCGCTTGAAGGCGCGGTTAAAGGACGGCTCCGACTCATAGCCCACTTCCCCGGCAATTTGAACCACGCTGTCGTTCGTGGAGGCGAGCCGTTGCGCGGCGAGCTGCAGCCGCCAGCGCGTGAGGTAAGCCATGGGGGTTTCCGAAAGATACCGACGGAACCGCTCGGCCAGGACGGACCGCGAGGTTCCGACTTCGCTCGCGAGGGAAGCGATCGTCCAGGGATGGGCCGGTTGGCGATGCAGCAGGGCCAAGGCCTTTCCGACCTCCGGGTCGCGGACGCCGGCGAGCCATCCGGTCTGTTCCGGCGGAAGCCGCGCGATGTAGCGCCGCAGGGTTTCGATGAACAGGACTTCGGACAAACGGGCGAGCACGGCCTCACCACCGGGCCTGGATGCATCGGCGTGCCCTACCGCATAGCGGACGGACTGCTCCAGCCATTGGCCGGAGTCGTCGTCTCGGATATGAACCTTCAGAATCGGCGGCAACCCTCCCAGAAAGATCCGGCTGAGTTGCGGCTCGCAGGCCATGTACCCGCAGACGACTCTGGTGATCTCCCCACCTCCGCCTCGGCGTGAGAGCGTGAGGCCCTCCGCTAACACCCGTTGCAGCTCTTGCGCGCTGTCGAACGGCGTGACGGGCGTCCCGTTTCCCATCAGGTGCGAATCGCCGCGCGGAAAGATGACGAGGTCGCCCGCGTTGAGCGGAAGCGGCCGATCGTCCCCCTCCACCTGAGCATACCCGCGGCCCTCGGTCAGCAGGTGATAGACGATCACATGCCGGGAGTCTGCCGAAAGATAGGACGCCATGAGGCGCGAGGTGGGTGAGCGAAAACACCAGGGCGCGGAAAATTCGCCGTTGTAAAACAGGGCTCCGTCGAGCTTGATCGATTTGAGGACTTCGGAGAGGACATCCATGCTGGTTCACACCGGTGCGATCGGCCTGTCGGCGAAGTCTATCGGACGCCTGGGTAAGTGATAGCACTTTCCGGCTAAGAGAACCAGACGCTCGGATAAGACAACGTGCGGCCTACGTCCTATAGTGCGCCGTGCGATGATGTCATGGCCGCAGCGGGGCCGAAGCGGCTGTCGATCGATCCGAACGATCCGACCCCCCCACACCAAGGAGGACCACCATGTCGACCGGCGCTCTTTCGTCTGAAGCGGACAGTCTGAAGGCAAGGCTCAAGCAGACCTGGATGGCCGGCGACTACGATCGATTCTCGCGGTACCTGGAAGGCGGAGCGCGGGAGTTTTACGAGCGCCTCGCGGTCCCGCCTGGTTCCCGCTTACTGGATGTCGGTTGCGGCTCCGGCCAGCTCGTGCTGATGGCCGCGAAGGACGGTCTGGACGTGACCGGCGTGGACATTGCGAGCAATTTGATCGAGCGGGCGCGGGCGCGCGCGCAAGCGGAGGGGTTGCGGGTCCGCTTCGAGGAGGCCGATGCCGAGGCGCTCCCCTTCGAGGATGCAAGCTTCGACGCGGTCGTGAGCTTGATCGCCGCGATGTTTGCACCGCGGCCGGACTTTGTCGCCAAAGAACTGCTGCGAGTCTGCACGCCGGGCGGCACCATTGCCATGGCCAATTGGACGCCGCAGGGTTTCGTCGGGCAGATGTTCAAGGCGGTCTCGAAATTCATTGCCCCCTCCGGGATGCCCGCGCCGGTCCTCTGGGGCGACGAAGCCACGGTCCGGGAACGATTCGGCCAGGGGCTGGCGGAGCTTCACCTGACAAAGCGCCACTATCTGTTCAGCTATCCCTTTCCTCCCTCGGAGGTGGTGGAGTTCTTCCGCCTCTACTATGGGCCGACCAATCGGGCCTTTGCGTCCCTTGACGGCGGCGGCCGTGAGCAACTTCGCCAGGAACTTGAGACCCTCTGGTCGGCTCACAATCGAGCGGGCCTGGGCTGCACCATGGTCTTGGCTGAGTATCTGGAGGTGATCGGCGTTCGAGCGTGAATGGCCTCTCGCAGCAACGGATCGTGG
The DNA window shown above is from Nitrospira tepida and carries:
- a CDS encoding type II toxin-antitoxin system HicA family toxin, coding for MTKLPQVFHDRVVRALKHAGFYVLREGKHISMTNDKHLVIIPRHHTIKPGTLKHILDSAEISPEQFKDLL
- a CDS encoding type II toxin-antitoxin system HicB family antitoxin, encoding MEYPIVIEQDQEAGGYVVYCPTLKGCVSQGETEEEALENIKDAIKAYLESIEDLKRRHKLKTVEVSV
- a CDS encoding Uma2 family endonuclease; translation: MAAPAIQTKRWTRQEYDRMAEAGIFSPDDRVQLIDGEIVTMTPQNSPHAAAIGKTQRVLDRIFGPNVWVRVQMPLIVDPDSEPEPDLAVVPGAPDDYRNQHPRSALLLVEVSDTTLPLDRDQKRAIYARAGVPEYWIVNLAERCLEVYRDPMSSADQPARYHASQRLTATDKITPLARPDASVSVADLLP
- a CDS encoding AraC family transcriptional regulator, which gives rise to MDVLSEVLKSIKLDGALFYNGEFSAPWCFRSPTSRLMASYLSADSRHVIVYHLLTEGRGYAQVEGDDRPLPLNAGDLVIFPRGDSHLMGNGTPVTPFDSAQELQRVLAEGLTLSRRGGGGEITRVVCGYMACEPQLSRIFLGGLPPILKVHIRDDDSGQWLEQSVRYAVGHADASRPGGEAVLARLSEVLFIETLRRYIARLPPEQTGWLAGVRDPEVGKALALLHRQPAHPWTIASLASEVGTSRSVLAERFRRYLSETPMAYLTRWRLQLAAQRLASTNDSVVQIAGEVGYESEPSFNRAFKREFGLPPARYRGDARAVRSKTGRDPSTNEQRRRKP
- a CDS encoding class I SAM-dependent methyltransferase, producing the protein MSTGALSSEADSLKARLKQTWMAGDYDRFSRYLEGGAREFYERLAVPPGSRLLDVGCGSGQLVLMAAKDGLDVTGVDIASNLIERARARAQAEGLRVRFEEADAEALPFEDASFDAVVSLIAAMFAPRPDFVAKELLRVCTPGGTIAMANWTPQGFVGQMFKAVSKFIAPSGMPAPVLWGDEATVRERFGQGLAELHLTKRHYLFSYPFPPSEVVEFFRLYYGPTNRAFASLDGGGREQLRQELETLWSAHNRAGLGCTMVLAEYLEVIGVRA